acgTCAGATACAttactttacgcgatgtatcgatcggatacatcactttacatgatgaatcagtcggatacatcactttacaagACGTACGTGATGTATCCGATCCGAATTCTACTAAAAAGAAGAGATTTcggataattttaaaaaaagtaggaataaagtataattgaaaagaaTCACTATGAATTTAGATTTTAGGTAAAacttacaaaaatatatcatgtgCATAAAAGTTTCTTTTTTATGAGGATCTGTgtgataaatttaaaaatagatattaaTTTTGCTTCACCTTTACCTTGTACATTATCCGATAAATCAACCGCTAACCACTAAACTTATATCGAACTAACTGCTTTTGATTGGTTAAGTTAGTGAATTCGTATATCTTTTAAATTGATAAGTCAGATTGTTAATCATAATTATTCATCTGAACCGCCTGATTATAAGCACTCTATTTAAAAGTCTTCTTTTCCTTAAATATATGTTCAGTATtaataacaatagcaacaacCACAACATATACTTCCATAAAGTAGGGTGTGAGAAGGATAGAATATACATAGATTTTACTCCTACCTCAGAGGTAGAGGGTGTTTCCGATAGACTCTCGATTCAAggaaaaatagtccaaaaagaAGTAATGGAAGTGAAAGCATAACAAAAcatacaacaaaataatatgataattaaagtacaaaaaaataacataaagcaacagaaatcaaagaaagaaaaactaaaGGAGCAATATTACGACTATTAATATGGACAGATAGCGAGACAACACACTATTACTTACTTTCTACCACAATCTAGATCAAGTAAAAACATTCATATAAAATGAAAAGGAAGGATATTAAGGAATTTATCATACTTCATTATTAAGAAAGGACATAGCTGCTCAATTTTGCATACTTCATGAACATATTTAACCCTTTTCACTTATGAATTGGGAATTTCGATTAACTTAAAAGGGTTCTTACCCAAGTGTACAGCTCAAACAAATAGTTTACATCTTACATAACCCTAtaattactattactactattaataAGAATCTAGGAAGCGGGTAGTCGTCAACATGCCTATTTCATAAATAGGGGTAATTTAGTTATTTTGTAATGTttctgttttaatttgttttttttagtatgttatatatttaaaaattacataaaaaaatattataaatcacaataattaacaacttaaaatatttaaagatatataaaaactcgattaacttttgaaattctatcGATGCGGTATAAATTGGGACAAAGAAAGTAAcgtatattatttgaaataactaaaaagtactataaatcacaataattaataatttaaatgatataaaaaattcgattgaatctcaaaatttattagttcatataaattgagatagagGGAGTAAcgtattttatttgaaaatgacgtaaaaagtattataaattacaataatcgacaacttaaaatatttaaaatacatataaaatttgGTTAACTTTCAAAATTCTATCAGTACCACATATATTGAGAAAAaaggagtaacatatattatctaaaaattacgtaaaaagtgttataaattaattaatagtttaaaatatttacaaatcataattttttttaatagaatcTCTAAATTTTATTTGTGTCACATAAATTCGGACAAAGTGAACAATATAAGTTTATATTGAATTTTAGaaagtctttttctttttattttgtttttaccTTCTCTCAAGCCATCGCAGAATCCTATTCATTTCTTCactatctatttttaaaatctatatAACATGATGTATAtacattattatacaatatatatatatatacccttatagtattattattattattattatcattatgatATTCGAATTAATTTTTGCGCAACTCAATTAATTCTACGGAATACTAATAAGAATctcctaattattttttttgtttccaaTAAATTTTAAACCTAAAACCTCACAATTATCAATCACTTCATTTGACCACTATATCATACCTTTCGGTGCAAATGATGTATATGTTCTATATAACCATATATAAACAAGGTGGCAAATGACACTAGTTTAATAATAAACAGGATGTCAAAGTAATTATAGTAAAAGTAAAGGGTCAAAATACAAATCCTCTTTGAGGCTTAAACCCTAACTAAAACCCAGATCCCCAATTCTCTATCATCACTGAATCAGTATCACCATTTCTTTCTTCATCAAAAAACTTGCAAATATCTTCATCACAGTTTCACTATTTATCGTTCAATGGGCGGAGGTCCTCGCACTTTCCCCGGTGGTCTCAGCAAATGGCAATGGAAACGCCTCCACGAGAAGAAAGCCCGTGACAAGGAAAACCGACTCCTTGATCAAGAGAAACAGCTTTATCAGGCTCGAATCCGATCTCAAATCCGAGCTAAACTCACTTCTTCCGGTGAACAATCCAATATTAGCAATGAACAACAGCCTAACTATGGCCCTGTTTCACCACAAGACCATATCAGAGCTCTAGCTGATCGGTTCATGAAGGAAGGTGCTGAGGATTTGTGGAATGAAGACGACGGGCCGATTAATACTCCGCAGATAAATCAACAAAGCCGAGGTATTAGTGAGCCTATTGATTTGCGCAAATTGAGAGATACTGGTTTTAGTGATGTTTCTCGAAGTTATAGTTTTCAGAAAGCTAGACATTTTTCTACGAATGTTAGGGATGTTTTTGCGGAAAATTGGAGGACTAGAATTCCAGCTTGTTCGGATAGTTGGTCAAGACAGagcaatttttttatgtttggatGGAGGTTGGTTAATACTGAGAATAGAAATGTAAGTAATTTGAATGGTTTCTTGAATTTTAGATGCTATTCTGCGGATAGGAGAAATGGGAATAGGTTGAGGAAATTAGACTTTACTAGAAATGAGAGTTCGAAAAGTGAGGATAAGTCATGTTCAGAGGGATTGGTGGTGAAGAATGATGAGCGAAAAACAAGATGGCCAAGGTTTCGATCGAATGCTGAGGAGTCAACTGATGAAGACGATGATGAAGATATTGAGGTGGATGAGGACGAGGAGGAAAGACGGAGTAGAGGGGGTATAAAGATGATGAGTAGTGCTGCTCTTGGGAAGTATGATATGAAGACAAAGAAGAGAGTTCCATTGAAGTTTGTGGAAGATGAAGATGATTTATCACTGCATGTGGCGGCGATAAGGAAGGAGGTAAATGGGCGGAGTACGCAGAAAAATGAAACCGAAGAAGAGGAGAAGGAATCGATACTTAGCTCTAAAAGGTAAGAAATGATTTTTCAGTTTGCCCGGTAGATATTGCAAAATGTTCATATGTATGATACTTTCAGTGACAATGTGGCGTATGATCGATTAGGTTTGATGAATATGATGTATCTCCTTTGACAGTCAAGGCCCTTACTGCAGCAGGTTATGTGCAAATGACTAAAGTGCAAGAGGCAACACTTTCTACTTGTCTTGAGGGTATGCTCTTACGACTAAAACATTTGAGAAATTGTTTTGCTGAAATATTTAGTTTTTCCGTCATATGAACATAATCTTGATAAATGAGTGTCATGTTTCATTCCTTGTTTTTTTTGAGTGTTGTGCTGTTTATCAAGTCCATAGTCTGATTGGTGTAGCCATAAATTCATTTTTATCTGTCCTGAAAAAATGAATCCAGTGTGTGTAGGATCTATGTTTTTCAACAAGTTTAACTGaagagcaagttcaagattggACCTCTAGTATCTCTTATGGATGAACTAGTTCTCACTTTTGCTTTTGCCAATTACAGGAAAGGATGCTTTAGTTAAAGCAAGGACAGGCACAGGCAAAAGTGCTGCTTTTTTGGTAAAttatttcttctcttttatGTGATTCCCTGCAGATTATTTGCATGTTTCACTTCCTTGCTCTTTTATTGCTTCTATTAAAGGCCAACAGCTTCCAGCCATTGAAACAGTTCTGAAGGCCTCACGTAAGAAGAGTGACCAAAGGGTCCCGCCAATAGATGTACTTATTCTCTGTCCCACGCGAGAACTTGCAAGTCAGATAGCTGCTGAAGCTAATGTGTTGTTAAAGTACCATGAAGGCATTGGTGTGCAGACACTAGTTGGAGGGACACGGTTCAAAGATGATCAGAGACGCCTAGAGTGTAATCCATGCCAGGTATATATGCATTTTATCTGTATCGGGACATTTTTCCAGTTTATGGTAAAGGATGAATTCAATGTGAATGATTTGCTTCCCTTGCACTTCGAGGATGACATATTGAGAAATGTACACATGTTTCTGTTAAACAGGGGTACAACAAAAGATATGCGTAAGTTCTGCCAAATATATTAATGAGGTGTAGTACGGCATGTCTGTTAGCTCTGACTCATTAGTTGTAGTTGCTCATGAGGTTTAGAAACTGAGACCAGACAGTCTAGCTATGGGCGGCATCTTAGTACCAGTGTTATTAAACTTGGCCTGGACCTGTCGTTTGACTAGAAAATACAGTACAATGGGGCTTGACCTGGCTGTACCTAGCTGGATTGTCAAGCTGTTAGTACCAGTGTTAGGATCCGGGGGTATGGACCCAAGTGCGGAGACGGTGCTAGGATTAGGCCAATAAATGTATATCACGACatacataacaacaacaacaacccagtgaaatcccacaacatggggtctggggagggtagaatgtacgcaaaccttactcctaccaaggtaggacggctgtttcctggagaccctcggctcagtaaaagcataaacgcataaaaaaaatgttagataagaataggaaattaaaagttttatgagaaaaacaacaaacaaataacgaatagataacaaataaatacaaataacaaataacaaataacgaataaataaataatgaaagcgtcatagataaaatagagtaattaaagcatagaaagtaataaataataacagaaattagaaatcaaagcgcaagagatcgtaatgcactactacgcctacggatagagaagaataacgagatcatgaactagccttctaccctaatgtgggtcctccacaccctcctatctaaggtcatgtcctccgtaagctgtaactgcacCATGTCCTGtgtaatcacctctccccaatacttcttcg
This Solanum dulcamara chromosome 1, daSolDulc1.2, whole genome shotgun sequence DNA region includes the following protein-coding sequences:
- the LOC129878698 gene encoding probable DEAD-box ATP-dependent RNA helicase 48 isoform X1, with product MGGGPRTFPGGLSKWQWKRLHEKKARDKENRLLDQEKQLYQARIRSQIRAKLTSSGEQSNISNEQQPNYGPVSPQDHIRALADRFMKEGAEDLWNEDDGPINTPQINQQSRGISEPIDLRKLRDTGFSDVSRSYSFQKARHFSTNVRDVFAENWRTRIPACSDSWSRQSNFFMFGWRLVNTENRNVSNLNGFLNFRCYSADRRNGNRLRKLDFTRNESSKSEDKSCSEGLVVKNDERKTRWPRFRSNAEESTDEDDDEDIEVDEDEEERRSRGGIKMMSSAALGKYDMKTKKRVPLKFVEDEDDLSLHVAAIRKEVNGRSTQKNETEEEEKESILSSKRFDEYDVSPLTVKALTAAGYVQMTKVQEATLSTCLEGKDALVKARTGTGKSAAFLLPAIETVLKASRKKSDQRVPPIDVLILCPTRELASQIAAEANVLLKYHEGIGVQTLVGGTRFKDDQRRLECNPCQVYMHFICIGTFFQFMVKDEFNVNDLLPLHFEDDILRNVHMFLLNRGTTKDMRKFCQIY
- the LOC129878698 gene encoding probable DEAD-box ATP-dependent RNA helicase 48 isoform X2, which produces MGGGPRTFPGGLSKWQWKRLHEKKARDKENRLLDQEKQLYQARIRSQIRAKLTSSGEQSNISNEQQPNYGPVSPQDHIRALADRFMKEGAEDLWNEDDGPINTPQINQQSRGISEPIDLRKLRDTGFSDVSRSYSFQKARHFSTNVRDVFAENWRTRIPACSDSWSRQSNFFMFGWRLVNTENRNVSNLNGFLNFRCYSADRRNGNRLRKLDFTRNESSKSEDKSCSEGLVVKNDERKTRWPRFRSNAEESTDEDDDEDIEVDEDEEERRSRGGIKMMSSAALGKYDMKTKKRVPLKFVEDEDDLSLHVAAIRKEVNGRSTQKNETEEEEKESILSSKRFDEYDVSPLTVKALTAAGYVQMTKVQEATLSTCLEGKDALVKARTGTGKSAAFLANSFQPLKQF
- the LOC129878698 gene encoding probable DEAD-box ATP-dependent RNA helicase 48 isoform X3, which translates into the protein MGGGPRTFPGGLSKWQWKRLHEKKARDKENRLLDQEKQLYQARIRSQIRAKLTSSGEQSNISNEQQPNYGPVSPQDHIRALADRFMKEGAEDLWNEDDGPINTPQINQQSRGISEPIDLRKLRDTGFSDVSRSYSFQKARHFSTNVRDVFAENWRTRIPACSDSWSRQSNFFMFGWRLVNTENRNVSNLNGFLNFRCYSADRRNGNRLRKLDFTRNESSKSEDKSCSEGLVVKNDERKTRWPRFRSNAEESTDEDDDEDIEVDEDEEERRSRGGIKMMSSAALGKYDMKTKKRVPLKFVEDEDDLSLHVAAIRKEVNGRSTQKNETEEEEKESILSSKRFDEYDVSPLTVKALTAAGYVQMTKVQEATLSTCLEGKDALVKARTGTGKSAAFLPLKQF
- the LOC129878698 gene encoding probable DEAD-box ATP-dependent RNA helicase 48 isoform X4, with product MGGGPRTFPGGLSKWQWKRLHEKKARDKENRLLDQEKQLYQARIRSQIRAKLTSSGEQSNISNEQQPNYGPVSPQDHIRALADRFMKEGAEDLWNEDDGPINTPQINQQSRGISEPIDLRKLRDTGFSDVSRSYSFQKARHFSTNVRDVFAENWRTRIPACSDSWSRQSNFFMFGWRLVNTENRNVSNLNGFLNFRCYSADRRNGNRLRKLDFTRNESSKSEDKSCSEGLVVKNDERKTRWPRFRSNAEESTDEDDDEDIEVDEDEEERRSRGGIKMMSSAALGKYDMKTKKRVPLKFVEDEDDLSLHVAAIRKEVNGRSTQKNETEEEEKESILSSKRFDEYDVSPLTVKALTAAGYVQMTKVQEATLSTCLEGKDALVKARTGTGKSAAFLF